The following DNA comes from Rhodospirillaceae bacterium.
ACCAGCAGGGTTGCGACCATCAGGCCGAAGACCAGCGTAATCGCCATCGGGATCAGGAACCGCGCCTGGAGGTCGGTCTCGAACAGGAGCGGAGTCAATCCGCCGATGGTCGTCGCCGAGGTCAGGATGATGGCGCGCAGACGGTCGCGCGCGCCGTTGGCAATCGCATCGTAGACCGGCTCCCCGGAATCGATGCGTTCCTTCACCACCGACACCAGGATGATCGAGTTGTTGACCACGATGCCCGACAGGCCGATCAACGCAATCAGGCTGAGGATGCTCAGGTCGAAGCCCATCAGATAGTGGCCGAGCACCGCACCGATGAAACCCATCGGGATCACCGACATGACGACCAGCGGCCGCAGATAGCCGGCGAACACCCAGGCGAGGATGATGAAGATCAGGGTGAGGCCGATGCCGGCGCCGATCTGCATGTCCTTGAAGGTGCGCCTCTGCTCCTTGTCGCGCCCTTCGAAGCGGTATTCGACGCCGTATTTCCGGGCGATGTCGTCCAGTCCGGACTTTTTCATTTCGGCGACCGCCTGCTGGGTCGTCATCACGCGGGTGTTCAGATCGGCCGTCACGGCGACCTCGCGCAGCCCGTCCTCGCTCTTGACCCGGGCGAATCCCTGTTTTTCCCGAATGCTGACGACGGCGCCCAGCGGCACGAATCTGCCGTTGGGCGCGCGCAGATGCAGGCTGTGCAGCGCTTCCGAACTCAGCCGGTCTTTCGGGAAGCGCACCCGGACGACGACCTCCTCGTCGCCGCGCGCAAACCGCTTGGCGATCGCGCCCTCGAAGGTGTTGCGGACCTGGCGGCCGACGCTTTCCGTCGTGAAGCCGAGTGCCCGGCCGCGCGGGGTCAGTTCGAGGAGCGTCTCGATCTTGCCGTAGGGCAGATTGTCTTCCGTCGCCCGGACGCCGGGAATCGTCTTGAGGACGAGCTTCAGTTCCTCGGCCGCCTTCTTGAGTTCGACGGTCGAGGCGCCGGTCAGGCGGACATCGACATCCCGGCCCGGCGGCCCGCCGGTTGCCGACTTGATCTTCAGTTGCTGCTGCCCGGGCATGCTGCGAATCCGCTGTTTCCAGGCCGCGATGAATTGTTCTGACAGGATCGTGCGCCGGTCGGCCGGGACGAGCTGCACGAACATGCCGCCGACATGGCCGCCCCGGACCGGCGATTCGTTCGGCCGGGTGCCCAGGGGGTAGCCGATCACGCTGTAGCTGAAGCGGACCAGGCCGTTCTTGCCGCCGGTCAGGTGGCGTTCCGCGGCGCGCATGGCCCGTTCCATCTCCTCGACCATTGTCTTTGTGTGCGCCCGCGGCGTCCCGGCGGAGAACTCGACGGTGGCGAAGACGTTGTCGACCTCGGGATTGGCGAAGAAGACAAAATTCATGCGTCCGCCCGCAACGATGGACGCGGCGCCGATCAGGGCGGCGAGCGCCAGCGCGACGGTCGTATAGCGCCAGCGTATCGTCGCGCGGACGATCGGGAGAAAGATCCGCTCGCGGAAAAATTCGAACGCGCGGTCGAAGCCGCGCTTGAACGCCATCAGGATGCGGACAAGCAGGCGAAGAGCCAGAACCAGGGGAATCACAGGCCAGAGCCAGACGAGCGGGATGCCGAACAGGGGTGCGAACCAGCCCGCGCGCCCGCGCCGCCGGGCGGTGAGTTCCAGCGCGTGGCGCATATGACCGGGCAGCACGAGGAAGCATTCGACCAGGCTGGCGATGATCACGGCGATCACCACCAGCGGGATCGTCCGGATGATCGAGCCGATGACGTCGGTAATCAGCAGCAGCGGCAGGAACGCCGCAATCGTCGTCAATGCCGCGCAGATTACCGGCGTCGCCATGCGCCGGGCGCCCGCTTCGGCGGCCAGCTTGTTGTCGTAGCCCTGCCGGTGCAGCGCCTCGGAATGCTCGCCGACGACGATGGCGTCGTCGACGATGATGCCGATGGCCATGATGATGCTGAACAGGCT
Coding sequences within:
- a CDS encoding efflux RND transporter permease subunit gives rise to the protein MSASADRSGEPGSTRSETGYGPRNIRRKNDLIGLFTRHRTAANLLMVLMLVAGFFGLYRMTTQFFPDFGIDVVLVSVAWPGASASDVDSNIVQAVEREVRFIDSVKAVKSSAFEGRASVAVEFEAGSDMQSALSNIETAVGQVTTLPQDAETPTVRRIVRYDTLSRILVSGPYSEAALKVYAKQVRDGLLRRGIDKIDIGGGRNEEILVEIKPETLRRLELTLNEVAQKIRQITQDVPSGDVAGRAERQLRSVGDVKSARELGRIEIKSLASGEKILLRDIANVREAFDDDGRTYWRGRNRAIELHAKRTPADDALILADEVDRYLAEIGPTLPPNLKLERFDVQAELVRSRINLLLENGASGLIIVLIVLFLFLNGWVAFWVAAGIPISLAATMLVMWLSGQSINMVSLFSIIMAIGIIVDDAIVVGEHSEALHRQGYDNKLAAEAGARRMATPVICAALTTIAAFLPLLLITDVIGSIIRTIPLVVIAVIIASLVECFLVLPGHMRHALELTARRRGRAGWFAPLFGIPLVWLWPVIPLVLALRLLVRILMAFKRGFDRAFEFFRERIFLPIVRATIRWRYTTVALALAALIGAASIVAGGRMNFVFFANPEVDNVFATVEFSAGTPRAHTKTMVEEMERAMRAAERHLTGGKNGLVRFSYSVIGYPLGTRPNESPVRGGHVGGMFVQLVPADRRTILSEQFIAAWKQRIRSMPGQQQLKIKSATGGPPGRDVDVRLTGASTVELKKAAEELKLVLKTIPGVRATEDNLPYGKIETLLELTPRGRALGFTTESVGRQVRNTFEGAIAKRFARGDEEVVVRVRFPKDRLSSEALHSLHLRAPNGRFVPLGAVVSIREKQGFARVKSEDGLREVAVTADLNTRVMTTQQAVAEMKKSGLDDIARKYGVEYRFEGRDKEQRRTFKDMQIGAGIGLTLIFIILAWVFAGYLRPLVVMSVIPMGFIGAVLGHYLMGFDLSILSLIALIGLSGIVVNNSIILVSVVKERIDSGEPVYDAIANGARDRLRAIILTSATTIGGLTPLLFETDLQARFLIPMAITLVFGLMVATLLVLFVVPSLIAIQADFGRVFQGRDPRAAGVPVPAE